From the Microbacterium sp. W4I4 genome, one window contains:
- a CDS encoding CDP-glycerol glycerophosphotransferase family protein: protein MASFSFGTGNAAKLLRLPMYAAGRIGTLLVPRGDVWVFGCGAGIGDGALAMQREAQSAGHRTLWLTRSAQEDAEAKALGIRTRRRDGVRGWWATARAGVLVVTHGLGDVNRYGSTDGFVVQLWHGIPLKRIGLDSPVTVQVPARLPGARALRRLLTVGYRSAAQRIRVLPAASHRSRGRLESAFGLGEDRVVVTGEPRVDVLSAGTDQERRAAASALLTRTGPLLTHQRALLYAPTWRDGAADPAVPDAEQWVRIVRMLEQRDAILFIRSHPLGEGSYSPPWSSGRVRMLNSELLADVTPALARIDALITDYSSMAYDVGLLSMPVVYLAPDVADYGRERGFYGRYEDIAGDDYASDWDGAIEQIDEVLSDDAVRAERAARSGALSANMHAFRDGHNARRVYQAIRARGIPAPKGAR from the coding sequence GTGGCGTCCTTCTCCTTCGGAACCGGCAACGCGGCCAAGCTGCTCCGTCTGCCGATGTATGCCGCTGGACGCATAGGCACGCTTCTCGTCCCTCGGGGCGACGTCTGGGTGTTCGGCTGCGGAGCCGGCATCGGCGACGGTGCGCTTGCCATGCAGCGCGAGGCGCAGTCGGCCGGACATCGCACGCTCTGGCTCACCAGGTCGGCGCAGGAGGACGCGGAGGCGAAGGCACTCGGCATCCGCACCCGTCGTCGTGACGGGGTGCGCGGCTGGTGGGCGACGGCGCGCGCCGGTGTGCTGGTCGTCACCCACGGGCTCGGCGACGTCAACCGCTACGGGAGCACGGACGGCTTCGTCGTGCAGCTCTGGCACGGCATCCCGCTCAAGCGCATCGGTCTGGACTCTCCGGTCACCGTGCAGGTCCCCGCGCGCCTGCCCGGTGCACGCGCACTGCGCCGCCTGCTGACGGTCGGCTACCGCAGCGCAGCACAGCGCATCCGCGTGCTGCCCGCTGCGTCGCATCGCTCCCGCGGGCGGCTCGAATCGGCATTCGGGCTCGGCGAGGATCGGGTGGTGGTCACCGGCGAGCCGCGTGTCGATGTGCTCTCCGCCGGCACCGACCAGGAGCGGCGGGCCGCGGCATCCGCTCTGCTCACCCGCACAGGTCCGCTGCTGACGCATCAGCGCGCCCTGCTGTACGCGCCGACCTGGCGCGACGGGGCGGCTGACCCCGCGGTCCCTGACGCGGAGCAGTGGGTGCGGATCGTGCGGATGCTGGAGCAGCGCGACGCGATCCTGTTCATCCGCTCGCACCCGCTGGGCGAGGGCTCGTACTCGCCGCCGTGGTCCAGCGGTCGGGTGCGGATGCTGAACTCGGAGCTGCTCGCGGATGTCACGCCTGCGCTGGCGCGCATCGACGCGCTGATCACCGACTACTCGTCGATGGCCTACGACGTGGGGCTGCTGTCGATGCCGGTCGTGTACCTGGCGCCGGACGTGGCCGACTACGGCCGTGAGCGCGGCTTCTACGGCCGCTACGAGGACATCGCGGGCGACGACTACGCGAGCGACTGGGACGGCGCGATCGAGCAGATCGACGAGGTCCTCTCCGACGACGCCGTGCGCGCCGAGCGGGCGGCGCGATCGGGCGCGCTCAGCGCGAACATGCACGCGTTCCGTGACGGGCACAACGCCCGACGCGTGTACCAGGCCATCCGCGCGCGGGGGATTCCCGCGCCGAAGGGAGCACGATGA
- a CDS encoding S1C family serine protease produces the protein MNDDNTHGETPTTPEVPSAGSTPTTPQAPVPGAAAAPAQGTQSAPGSYGAPQQTWQPPYGAPAQPQQSQPQQAQPGPAQGAPQQPAGYGAPAYAHNAPHVTGTAFGAAAQQPQTAQQSQTLPLDPALLTAPAGAENTNSPRKGSGTTTKVAGLLLAAALVGGVAGFGGSALGGVVFDQPTSQSADGPQTVTVNNPGSVNETTAIASKVLPSVVTIEVAGSQASGSGSGIVLNKEGYVLTNTHVATLGGAVADPTIRVTTSDGHIYSATVVGTDPIYDLAVIKLKDATNLTPMTFADSSKLNVGDTAVAVGAPLGLSNSVTTGIVSALNRSIQVASSALPDNSTQQDQPDEQGNGEGGPFQFDIPGMGAQQAKQSISIAVIQTDAAINPGNSGGALVDSKGGLIGVNVAIATAGQSSSSSGEPGSIGVGFAIPSDIAQRVAKEIMQDGSATHGLLGATVRDASSLQDATVAGAVIETPTPGGGAAKAGLQQGDIVTEFNGVPIASANDLTAQVRAAAAGSTAKVVYVRSGKTYTAEATLGTLKL, from the coding sequence ATGAATGACGACAACACCCACGGTGAGACCCCCACCACCCCCGAGGTTCCGAGCGCCGGTTCCACGCCGACGACGCCTCAGGCTCCTGTGCCCGGTGCCGCAGCGGCACCCGCCCAGGGCACCCAGAGCGCTCCCGGCTCGTACGGAGCGCCCCAGCAGACGTGGCAGCCGCCGTACGGCGCACCTGCTCAGCCCCAGCAGAGCCAGCCCCAGCAGGCCCAGCCCGGCCCCGCACAGGGCGCACCCCAGCAGCCCGCCGGGTACGGTGCCCCCGCGTACGCGCACAATGCTCCGCACGTCACCGGCACGGCGTTCGGTGCCGCAGCCCAGCAGCCTCAGACGGCGCAGCAGTCCCAGACCCTGCCGCTCGACCCCGCGCTGCTCACCGCTCCGGCGGGCGCCGAGAACACGAACTCGCCGCGCAAGGGCAGCGGCACGACGACGAAGGTCGCCGGTCTCCTCCTCGCCGCAGCCCTCGTGGGCGGTGTCGCCGGCTTCGGCGGCAGCGCACTGGGCGGCGTAGTGTTCGACCAGCCCACCTCGCAGTCGGCCGACGGACCGCAGACGGTCACGGTCAACAATCCCGGCTCCGTCAACGAGACCACTGCGATCGCTTCGAAGGTGCTGCCCTCGGTCGTGACGATCGAGGTCGCCGGCAGTCAGGCGTCGGGCAGCGGCTCCGGAATCGTGCTCAACAAGGAGGGCTACGTCCTCACCAACACGCACGTGGCGACCCTCGGCGGCGCCGTCGCAGACCCGACGATCCGCGTCACCACCTCCGACGGCCACATCTACTCGGCGACCGTCGTCGGCACTGACCCGATCTACGACCTCGCCGTCATCAAGCTCAAGGATGCGACGAACCTGACGCCGATGACGTTCGCGGACTCGTCCAAGCTCAACGTCGGCGACACCGCGGTGGCCGTCGGCGCCCCGCTGGGCCTGTCCAACTCGGTCACCACCGGCATCGTCAGTGCACTGAACCGCAGCATTCAGGTCGCCTCGTCGGCGCTTCCGGACAACAGCACCCAGCAGGACCAGCCCGACGAGCAGGGCAACGGGGAGGGCGGTCCGTTCCAGTTCGACATCCCCGGCATGGGCGCCCAGCAGGCCAAGCAGTCCATCTCGATCGCCGTGATCCAGACGGATGCCGCCATCAACCCCGGAAACTCCGGTGGTGCACTGGTCGACAGCAAGGGCGGCCTGATCGGTGTCAACGTCGCGATCGCGACGGCCGGACAGTCCTCGTCGTCCTCCGGCGAGCCCGGCTCCATCGGCGTCGGCTTCGCGATCCCCTCCGACATCGCCCAGCGCGTCGCGAAGGAGATCATGCAGGACGGATCCGCCACGCACGGTCTGCTCGGTGCCACGGTGCGCGACGCCTCCTCGCTGCAGGATGCGACCGTCGCCGGTGCGGTCATCGAGACGCCGACCCCCGGTGGTGGAGCTGCGAAGGCGGGCCTGCAGCAGGGCGACATCGTCACCGAGTTCAACGGCGTGCCGATCGCGAGCGCCAACGACCTCACCGCGCAGGTGCGCGCGGCCGCGGCAGGCAGCACCGCGAAGGTCGTCTACGTCCGCTCCGGCAAGACGTACACGGCCGAGGCGACGCTGGGAACCCTCAAGCTCTGA
- a CDS encoding aminotransferase class I/II-fold pyridoxal phosphate-dependent enzyme, whose amino-acid sequence MDVIPGAWRRTAAGAGLLSPQGDVAPTIFAEMSAAAVRFDAINLGQGFPDEDGPAEVLEAARDAIAQGANQYPPGRGIPDLRQAISEHQRRFYDLTVDPDTEVLVTAGATEALTATLLALIDSPDDEVVVFEPYYDSYAAVVALAGARLRTVRLRRPDFQPDLDELADVVNDRTRIILVNDPHNPTGAVFSSEVQSVLVRLAQKHDAVIVTDEVYEHLSFDSPHVPIATLPGAAERTLTISSAGKTFSATGWKIGWVHGPAELITAVLTVKQFLTYVNGSPFQPAIAVGLRLPDAYFDDARAALQHKHVLLGDALRTAGFEVHAPQGGYFTVADATALGGADAAAFCRALPERAGVVAIPITAFVAPEHHDEFAGLVRFAACKRVEVLEEAARRLAGLR is encoded by the coding sequence ATGGATGTCATTCCCGGCGCGTGGCGCCGCACCGCCGCAGGAGCCGGACTTCTCTCCCCGCAGGGCGATGTCGCGCCCACCATTTTCGCAGAGATGTCGGCCGCAGCGGTACGATTCGACGCGATCAATCTCGGGCAGGGCTTTCCCGACGAGGACGGTCCCGCCGAAGTCCTGGAGGCGGCTCGGGATGCCATCGCGCAGGGCGCGAACCAGTACCCGCCCGGACGCGGCATCCCGGATCTTCGTCAGGCGATCAGCGAGCATCAGCGTCGCTTCTACGACCTGACCGTCGATCCCGACACCGAGGTGCTCGTCACCGCCGGCGCGACCGAGGCGCTGACCGCGACTCTGCTGGCCCTGATCGACTCCCCCGACGACGAGGTCGTCGTCTTCGAGCCGTACTACGACTCCTATGCAGCCGTGGTCGCGCTCGCGGGCGCGCGCCTGCGCACGGTGCGACTGCGCCGCCCGGACTTCCAGCCCGACCTGGATGAGCTCGCGGATGTCGTGAACGATCGCACACGCATCATCCTCGTGAACGACCCGCACAACCCCACCGGCGCGGTGTTCTCCTCTGAGGTGCAGTCCGTGCTCGTACGCCTGGCGCAGAAGCACGACGCCGTGATCGTCACCGACGAGGTGTACGAGCACCTGTCCTTCGACTCGCCGCACGTGCCGATCGCGACCCTGCCGGGAGCCGCGGAGCGCACGCTGACGATCTCCTCCGCCGGCAAGACGTTCTCGGCGACGGGCTGGAAGATCGGCTGGGTGCACGGGCCGGCAGAGCTCATCACCGCTGTGCTGACGGTGAAGCAGTTCCTCACCTACGTGAACGGATCGCCCTTCCAGCCCGCGATCGCTGTGGGCCTCCGGCTTCCTGACGCGTACTTCGACGACGCGCGCGCAGCGCTGCAGCACAAGCACGTACTGCTCGGCGATGCGCTGCGCACGGCCGGGTTCGAGGTGCACGCCCCGCAGGGCGGCTACTTCACCGTCGCGGACGCCACGGCCCTCGGCGGCGCGGATGCTGCCGCATTCTGCCGTGCGCTGCCCGAGCGGGCGGGCGTCGTGGCGATCCCGATCACGGCGTTCGTCGCTCCGGAGCACCACGACGAGTTCGCAGGATTGGTGCGGTTCGCGGCGTGCAAGCGCGTCGAGGTGCTCGAAGAAGCCGCCCGCCGGCTTGCCGGGCTGCGCTGA
- a CDS encoding carbon-nitrogen hydrolase family protein, which yields MAASAPLVAVCQFAPTASRESNRARVAELVAEATARGARVMVLPEYSSFFTDPMDESLAANAETLDGDFVRALQELARTHGAAIIAGMVEQADAGRVHNTLVAVTDAGVQAVYRKQHLYDAFGQTESDWIAAGELGQSAVFDVDGIRFGLMTCYDLRFPEVARTLVDAGADALVVPAEWVRGPLKEHHWSTLLTARAIENTTYVIAADHPAPIGIGLSQVIDPQGVVVAGVSSGEGVAVASLDAALIARTREVNPVLRLRRYRVIPEA from the coding sequence ATGGCCGCATCCGCTCCGCTCGTCGCCGTCTGCCAGTTCGCCCCCACGGCATCCCGGGAGTCGAACCGCGCCCGTGTCGCGGAACTCGTCGCCGAGGCGACCGCCCGCGGCGCACGGGTCATGGTGCTCCCGGAGTACAGCAGTTTCTTCACCGACCCGATGGACGAATCCCTCGCAGCGAACGCGGAGACGCTGGACGGCGACTTCGTGCGCGCCCTGCAGGAGCTGGCGCGCACGCACGGCGCGGCGATCATCGCGGGCATGGTCGAGCAGGCGGATGCCGGTCGAGTGCACAACACCCTGGTCGCGGTCACGGATGCCGGAGTGCAGGCCGTCTATCGCAAGCAGCACCTGTACGACGCATTCGGGCAGACCGAGTCCGACTGGATCGCGGCCGGAGAACTCGGGCAGAGCGCAGTGTTCGACGTCGACGGCATCCGCTTCGGACTCATGACCTGCTACGACCTGCGCTTCCCCGAGGTGGCCCGCACGCTGGTGGATGCCGGAGCGGATGCGTTGGTGGTACCCGCCGAATGGGTGCGCGGCCCGCTCAAGGAGCACCACTGGAGCACCCTGCTCACCGCCCGGGCGATCGAGAACACCACATACGTGATCGCGGCCGACCATCCGGCGCCGATCGGGATCGGCCTGTCGCAGGTGATCGACCCACAGGGTGTCGTCGTCGCCGGTGTCAGCTCGGGGGAGGGCGTCGCCGTGGCATCCCTCGACGCCGCACTCATCGCACGCACGCGCGAGGTCAACCCGGTGCTGCGGCTGCGCCGCTACCGGGTGATCCCCGAGGCCTGA
- a CDS encoding DUF1918 domain-containing protein, with protein sequence MQIAAGSRIVIHGARVGSAERHGTVLETHGEGDGPPYLVKFEDGHESLIFPGVDCEVEHRDDTPGSP encoded by the coding sequence ATGCAGATCGCAGCAGGATCGCGGATCGTGATCCACGGAGCGCGGGTCGGCAGCGCGGAGCGTCATGGAACGGTGCTCGAGACGCATGGTGAGGGCGACGGACCGCCCTATCTGGTGAAGTTCGAGGACGGGCATGAATCTCTGATCTTCCCCGGGGTCGACTGCGAGGTCGAGCACCGCGACGACACGCCCGGGAGTCCCTGA
- a CDS encoding UPF0182 family protein, which yields MTTTSARPPATPSASRRILAVSVGIIAALIAAFFIFASLFTEYLWFDQLDFTTVLTTQWIATVSMFAIGFLGMALPIFLCIQLAYRLRPVYVRLSSQLDRYQEVIEPLRRLAMWGMPVFFGLFAGFAAAGNWKTVLLWANGVTTGTLDPEFGLDTGFYLFAMPFYSMLLAFVSAVLLLSLLITALVSYLYGSVRIGQRELRISKPARIQLAILAGLYIAVQAVSLWLDRYLTLVQPEGRITGAGYTGVNATIPGLAILSIIAAVVAVLFLVTAVIGRWRFPLAATALLIVASLVVGIGYPWVVTTFQVKPNENDYQAQFYDRNIAATKEAFGVADMEVTPFKATTDTEAGQLRADAATTASVRIMDPAVIGPTVRQLQQYRSYYQFADELDVDRYTIDGESQDTVVSVRDLDMGKLGGGDSWNNRTAVYTHGYGLVALAGNERTSDGEPVFLEQGIPTAGFLSESEKFEPRVYFGESSPEYSIVGAPEGTNPVEIDYPRGQDSETSDTKTTFTGNGGPRIGNTFTKLLYALKFQSEQILFSNLVNSDSQILYDRKPLDRIKKVAPYLTLDHDPYPSVVDGRIVWIVDGFTTSASYPYSKTVSMRDAIADANTPASAVAFDNINYIRNSVKATVDAYDGSVKLYAWDEEDPILKAWQKIYPSTVKPISDMSSDLMSHVRYPTDLFKVQRAMLGVYHIDDAGSFAQEDNRWQTPADPRVKTELQPPYYLSMKMPGQDEPRFSMFSTFIPADAQGESREVLMGYLAVDSDAGSKKGVKSPDYGKLRMLEIDTATTVPGPGQVQNTFDSDATVAEKLNVLTIGKSEVKYGNLLTLPVGGGLLYVQPVFVQSSEGTKLPNLRKILVAFGDRVAFEDTLTLALDTLFGGDAGAVGGDEGVTPTDPGTTPPDEGSTPPDQGGTTPPSDAVAQALSDAKDALTAREAALKSGDLSEFAVQDKKLTAAIEKLLALEDAASE from the coding sequence GTGACCACCACCTCAGCCCGTCCGCCGGCCACACCCAGCGCCTCCCGTCGTATCCTCGCCGTCTCGGTGGGGATCATCGCCGCCCTGATCGCCGCGTTCTTCATCTTCGCGTCGCTCTTCACCGAATATCTCTGGTTCGATCAGCTCGACTTCACCACCGTGCTGACCACCCAGTGGATCGCGACGGTGTCGATGTTCGCGATCGGCTTCCTGGGCATGGCGCTGCCGATCTTCCTGTGCATCCAGCTCGCCTACCGGCTTCGGCCGGTCTACGTGCGGTTGAGCTCGCAGCTCGACCGCTATCAGGAGGTCATCGAGCCGCTGCGCCGCCTGGCCATGTGGGGGATGCCGGTGTTCTTCGGCCTCTTCGCGGGCTTCGCCGCCGCAGGCAACTGGAAGACCGTCCTGCTGTGGGCCAATGGCGTCACCACCGGCACGCTCGACCCCGAGTTCGGCCTCGACACCGGCTTCTACCTGTTCGCCATGCCGTTCTACTCGATGCTGCTGGCGTTCGTCTCGGCCGTGCTGCTGCTGAGCCTGCTGATCACGGCGCTGGTGTCGTACCTGTACGGCTCCGTGCGGATCGGCCAGCGCGAGCTGCGCATCTCCAAGCCCGCGCGCATCCAGCTGGCGATCCTCGCCGGCCTCTACATCGCCGTGCAGGCAGTGAGCCTGTGGCTGGATCGCTACCTCACCCTCGTGCAGCCGGAGGGCCGCATCACCGGTGCCGGCTACACCGGCGTCAACGCCACCATCCCGGGCCTCGCGATCCTCTCGATCATCGCCGCGGTGGTCGCCGTGCTGTTCCTCGTGACCGCCGTGATCGGCCGCTGGCGCTTCCCCCTCGCGGCCACCGCGCTTCTGATCGTCGCCTCGCTCGTCGTCGGGATCGGCTACCCCTGGGTGGTCACCACCTTCCAGGTGAAGCCGAACGAGAACGACTACCAGGCGCAGTTCTACGACCGCAACATCGCCGCCACCAAGGAGGCGTTCGGCGTCGCCGACATGGAGGTCACGCCCTTCAAGGCGACGACCGACACCGAGGCGGGCCAGCTGCGGGCGGATGCCGCCACCACGGCGTCCGTGCGCATCATGGACCCCGCCGTCATCGGACCGACCGTGCGCCAGCTGCAGCAGTACCGCTCGTACTACCAGTTCGCCGATGAGCTGGACGTGGACCGCTACACGATCGACGGCGAGTCGCAGGACACCGTCGTCTCGGTCCGCGACCTCGACATGGGCAAGCTCGGCGGCGGCGACAGCTGGAACAACCGCACCGCGGTGTACACGCACGGCTACGGGCTCGTCGCCCTGGCCGGCAACGAGCGCACCTCCGACGGCGAGCCGGTGTTCCTCGAGCAGGGCATCCCCACCGCGGGCTTCCTCAGCGAAAGCGAGAAGTTCGAGCCCCGGGTCTACTTCGGCGAGTCCTCGCCGGAGTACTCGATCGTCGGCGCGCCCGAGGGCACGAATCCGGTCGAGATCGACTACCCGCGCGGTCAGGACAGCGAGACCAGCGACACGAAGACGACGTTCACCGGAAACGGCGGGCCCCGCATCGGGAACACCTTCACCAAGCTGCTGTATGCGCTGAAGTTCCAGTCCGAGCAGATCCTGTTCTCGAACCTGGTCAACTCCGACTCCCAGATCCTGTACGACCGCAAGCCGCTGGACCGCATCAAGAAGGTGGCGCCGTACCTGACGCTGGACCACGACCCGTACCCGAGCGTCGTGGACGGCCGGATCGTCTGGATCGTCGACGGCTTCACCACCAGCGCGAGCTACCCGTACTCCAAGACGGTGAGCATGCGGGACGCCATCGCCGATGCGAACACTCCGGCCTCGGCCGTCGCGTTCGACAACATCAACTACATCCGCAACTCGGTCAAGGCCACGGTCGACGCCTACGACGGCTCAGTGAAGCTGTATGCCTGGGACGAGGAGGACCCGATCCTGAAGGCGTGGCAGAAGATCTACCCGTCGACGGTCAAGCCGATCAGCGACATGTCCAGCGACCTGATGAGTCACGTGCGCTACCCGACTGACCTGTTCAAGGTGCAGCGGGCGATGCTCGGGGTCTACCACATCGATGACGCCGGCTCCTTCGCGCAGGAGGACAACCGCTGGCAGACGCCGGCCGACCCTCGCGTGAAGACCGAGCTGCAGCCGCCGTACTACCTGTCGATGAAGATGCCGGGCCAGGACGAGCCGCGCTTCTCGATGTTCTCGACCTTCATCCCCGCGGATGCCCAGGGTGAGAGCCGCGAGGTGCTGATGGGCTACCTGGCGGTCGATTCGGATGCCGGGTCGAAGAAGGGCGTGAAGTCTCCGGACTACGGCAAGCTGCGGATGCTGGAGATCGACACCGCCACCACGGTGCCCGGTCCCGGTCAGGTGCAGAACACATTCGACTCGGATGCCACGGTCGCCGAGAAGCTCAACGTGCTGACTATCGGCAAGTCCGAGGTGAAGTATGGCAACCTGCTGACCCTGCCGGTCGGTGGCGGCCTGCTGTACGTGCAGCCCGTGTTCGTGCAGTCCTCCGAGGGCACCAAGCTGCCCAACCTGCGCAAGATCCTTGTCGCCTTCGGTGATCGGGTCGCGTTCGAGGACACTCTCACCCTGGCGCTGGACACGCTGTTCGGCGGCGACGCCGGTGCAGTCGGCGGTGACGAGGGCGTGACGCCCACGGACCCGGGGACGACACCGCCGGATGAGGGAAGCACTCCTCCCGACCAGGGCGGCACCACGCCGCCGTCGGATGCGGTCGCTCAGGCGCTGTCGGATGCCAAGGACGCCCTCACCGCTCGCGAAGCAGCCCTGAAGTCGGGTGACCTGTCCGAGTTCGCGGTGCAGGACAAGAAGCTCACCGCTGCGATCGAGAAGCTGCTCGCGCTGGAGGATGCTGCCTCCGAGTGA
- a CDS encoding PDZ domain-containing protein gives MSSRRINGTVAGVIALSVSLVALVALTFVPTQYVIQRPGPVFDTLGTARGTDGTEVPLIEVPDAKTYPTGGNLDLTTVQVVGNRDRTPSWFELALAWFDRTRAVVPIDTVFPEGVTSEQRDERNAALMVDSQHEATAAALTELGYDVGAQVEVVSVVDGSAAQGHLKDGDRILAIDGVEVESATLLRDRIQKAKGSEIELTVLRGSERTTVSITPEKTTDAAGETVWLIGITLTTDYDFPIDVKLQLDNVGGPSAGMMFALGIIDTLTPGELNGGEKIAGTGTIDAAGTVGPIGGIRQKLYGARDAGATVFLAPASNCDEVVGHVPDGLDVFRTATLEDSLHILDVISTHGDTSKLPVCTASAK, from the coding sequence GTGTCATCACGCCGCATCAACGGCACGGTCGCAGGGGTGATCGCGCTGAGCGTCTCGCTCGTGGCCCTGGTCGCACTGACCTTCGTCCCCACCCAGTACGTGATCCAGCGTCCGGGCCCGGTGTTCGACACTCTGGGCACCGCGCGCGGCACCGACGGCACCGAGGTGCCGCTGATCGAGGTGCCGGATGCGAAGACCTATCCCACGGGCGGGAACCTCGATCTCACCACCGTGCAGGTGGTGGGCAACCGGGATCGCACGCCCAGCTGGTTCGAGCTGGCGCTGGCCTGGTTCGACCGCACGCGCGCAGTCGTGCCCATCGACACGGTGTTCCCCGAGGGCGTCACCAGCGAGCAGCGCGACGAGCGCAACGCCGCCCTCATGGTCGACTCGCAGCACGAGGCGACGGCCGCGGCGCTCACCGAACTCGGCTACGACGTCGGCGCGCAGGTCGAGGTCGTCAGCGTGGTCGACGGCTCGGCCGCGCAGGGACACCTGAAGGACGGCGACCGGATCCTCGCGATCGACGGCGTCGAGGTCGAATCCGCGACGCTGCTGCGCGACAGGATCCAGAAGGCGAAGGGATCCGAGATCGAGCTGACCGTACTGCGGGGGAGCGAGCGCACGACCGTATCGATCACCCCGGAGAAGACCACGGACGCCGCCGGCGAGACGGTCTGGCTGATCGGCATCACCCTGACCACGGACTACGACTTCCCGATCGACGTGAAGCTGCAGCTCGACAACGTCGGAGGCCCCAGCGCAGGCATGATGTTCGCCCTCGGGATCATCGACACGCTCACCCCCGGCGAGCTCAACGGCGGCGAGAAGATCGCCGGCACGGGCACGATCGACGCCGCGGGCACGGTCGGGCCGATCGGCGGCATCCGGCAGAAGCTGTACGGCGCACGGGATGCCGGTGCGACGGTCTTCCTCGCCCCGGCCAGCAACTGCGACGAGGTCGTGGGACACGTGCCGGACGGCCTGGACGTGTTCCGCACCGCGACGCTGGAGGATTCCCTGCACATCCTCGACGTCATCTCGACGCACGGCGACACTTCGAAGCTGCCGGTCTGCACGGCATCCGCGAAGTGA
- a CDS encoding zinc-dependent metalloprotease, producing the protein MADDEQDPSDFEEMLRRMMSGGQIDPEALRDALSNMDEGSFDPSRMSGLMAQMQGMFAQDPWQNAERQALHIANRDGLGITAGSQTSLVDAFGLANLWLSEATTISELATAPQAMTRGDWVQKTLPVWKEIASPVSTSIADALTGALEGQVPEEMQGMVQGAGELMRGLGGSLFAAQFGQVLGRLSLEVVSGGDVGIPVLPAGTAAVIPQNIAAFGEGLEIPEDQIALYLAVRELAYARLYRHAKWLHLHVLSQITDFARGVTVDIEALEDLASRLDPSDPEELRAAIEGGALLPTQTDAQREALTRLENLIATIDGWVDVVTGQAIARLPDGARLAEAARRRRAVGGPAEDALGALVGLKLRPRRLREASAMWQAVTDAVGVAARDALWDYPDLMPGPADIDDPSALIARLQATQRGEAPAADEFDEALTRLLDGEDFGDAPGEDGTDASADGDSDASGENDSDAPGDDRPEGDRPV; encoded by the coding sequence ATGGCAGACGACGAACAGGATCCTTCCGACTTCGAGGAGATGCTGCGACGCATGATGTCCGGTGGTCAGATCGACCCCGAGGCCCTGCGCGACGCGCTCTCGAACATGGACGAGGGATCATTCGACCCCAGCCGGATGTCGGGACTGATGGCGCAGATGCAGGGCATGTTCGCCCAGGATCCGTGGCAGAACGCAGAGCGTCAGGCGCTGCACATCGCCAATCGCGACGGACTGGGTATCACCGCAGGCTCCCAGACCTCCCTGGTGGATGCGTTCGGGCTGGCGAACCTGTGGCTGAGCGAGGCCACCACCATCTCGGAGCTGGCGACCGCACCGCAGGCGATGACTCGCGGCGACTGGGTGCAGAAGACCCTGCCGGTGTGGAAGGAGATCGCCTCGCCGGTCTCGACGTCCATCGCGGACGCCCTGACCGGTGCACTCGAGGGCCAGGTGCCCGAGGAGATGCAGGGGATGGTGCAGGGTGCGGGTGAACTGATGCGGGGCCTGGGCGGATCCCTCTTCGCCGCGCAGTTCGGCCAGGTGCTCGGTCGGCTCTCGCTCGAGGTCGTCTCCGGCGGCGACGTCGGCATTCCCGTGCTGCCCGCAGGGACGGCCGCCGTCATCCCGCAGAACATCGCCGCCTTCGGCGAGGGTCTGGAGATCCCCGAGGATCAGATCGCCCTGTACCTGGCGGTCCGCGAGCTCGCCTACGCGCGGCTGTACCGTCACGCCAAGTGGCTGCATCTGCACGTGCTCTCCCAGATCACCGACTTCGCCCGCGGCGTGACCGTGGACATCGAAGCGCTCGAGGATCTGGCATCACGCCTTGACCCGAGCGACCCCGAGGAGCTCCGCGCCGCCATCGAGGGCGGCGCGCTGCTGCCGACGCAGACGGATGCGCAGCGCGAGGCGCTGACCCGACTGGAGAACCTGATCGCCACGATCGACGGCTGGGTCGACGTCGTCACCGGTCAGGCCATCGCACGCCTGCCCGACGGCGCACGGCTGGCAGAGGCGGCCCGGCGCCGCCGTGCGGTCGGCGGTCCCGCCGAGGATGCGCTCGGCGCCCTGGTCGGGCTGAAGCTGCGTCCGCGACGACTGCGCGAGGCCTCGGCGATGTGGCAGGCGGTCACGGATGCCGTCGGCGTCGCCGCCCGCGATGCGCTGTGGGACTACCCCGATCTCATGCCGGGTCCGGCCGACATCGACGACCCCTCCGCTCTGATCGCCCGCCTGCAGGCCACGCAGCGCGGTGAGGCTCCTGCCGCCGACGAGTTCGACGAGGCGCTGACCCGCCTGCTGGACGGCGAGGACTTCGGCGACGCACCCGGCGAGGACGGCACGGACGCCTCGGCTGACGGCGACTCGGATGCCTCCGGCGAGAACGACTCGGATGCCCCTGGCGATGACCGTCCGGAAGGCGATCGCCCCGTCTGA